A window of the Pedobacter frigiditerrae genome harbors these coding sequences:
- a CDS encoding NUDIX hydrolase, whose translation MSTDNPWKVLSSQKIYDNNWISLTEHQVLNPSGGAGIYGEVHFKNFAIGILPLDEDLNTWLVGQFRFPTKTYSWEIIEGGGPLDADPIESAKRELAEESGLTAANFTEIQRMHLSNSVSDEYAIIYLAQGLTEGESSPEETEQLVIKKMPFEAAYQMVLNGEITDSISVAAILKTKILIQEGKI comes from the coding sequence ATGAGTACGGATAACCCTTGGAAAGTTTTAAGCAGTCAAAAAATATACGACAATAACTGGATTTCGTTGACAGAACATCAAGTTTTAAATCCGTCTGGGGGTGCAGGAATTTATGGTGAAGTTCATTTTAAAAATTTCGCGATTGGCATTTTGCCTTTAGATGAAGACCTTAATACGTGGCTGGTGGGGCAATTTCGTTTCCCAACAAAAACCTATAGCTGGGAAATTATAGAAGGTGGCGGACCTCTAGATGCTGACCCAATTGAAAGTGCTAAACGCGAACTCGCAGAAGAAAGTGGTTTAACAGCAGCGAATTTCACAGAAATTCAGCGCATGCATTTGTCTAACTCTGTTTCTGATGAATATGCGATAATATATTTAGCTCAAGGTTTGACGGAAGGAGAATCATCTCCAGAAGAAACAGAACAACTAGTTATTAAAAAAATGCCGTTTGAGGCTGCTTATCAAATGGTTTTAAATGGAGAAATTACCGATAGCATAAGCGTTGCAGCTATTTTAAAAACCAAAATATTAATACAAGAAGGTAAAATTTAA
- a CDS encoding lysophospholipid acyltransferase family protein, protein MSKFLGYIFGPIFNIVFFLFLCIFHPIQWICFRLFGYKAHKISVDILNLFLTYSNWVLFNSVTFKNGQNLHTDRPIIFVANHQSMYDIPGIIWFLRKHHPKFISKIELTKNIPSISYNLRVGGGANINRKDSKQSVSELIKLGRRMKENTWSTVIFAEGTRAKDGQIKPFNVGGIATLLKVVPDALIVPIAIENSWKIVRYGKFFLTVGNPVKWTVLKPIDKTDKNAEEIVLAAENAIREKLNQPTRLLDIDANTSLK, encoded by the coding sequence ATGAGTAAATTTTTAGGCTACATATTTGGCCCTATTTTTAACATCGTATTCTTTTTATTTTTATGCATTTTCCATCCCATACAATGGATTTGCTTTCGTTTATTTGGTTACAAAGCACACAAGATTTCTGTAGATATCTTGAACTTATTTTTAACCTACAGCAATTGGGTTTTATTTAACTCGGTAACTTTTAAAAACGGACAAAACCTGCATACTGATAGACCGATTATTTTTGTAGCCAACCACCAAAGTATGTATGATATTCCTGGCATAATTTGGTTCTTAAGAAAACATCATCCTAAGTTTATTTCTAAAATAGAATTAACAAAAAACATCCCTTCTATCTCTTATAACCTAAGAGTTGGTGGTGGTGCTAACATTAACCGAAAAGATAGTAAACAATCAGTTTCTGAGTTGATAAAACTAGGTCGTAGAATGAAGGAAAATACTTGGAGCACTGTGATATTTGCCGAAGGTACTAGAGCCAAAGACGGCCAAATAAAACCCTTTAATGTTGGCGGCATTGCAACCTTGCTAAAAGTTGTGCCCGATGCTTTAATTGTTCCAATTGCCATTGAAAATTCTTGGAAAATTGTGCGTTATGGAAAGTTCTTCTTAACCGTTGGCAATCCAGTTAAGTGGACTGTTTTAAAACCTATCGACAAAACAGATAAGAATGCTGAAGAAATAGTTTTAGCAGCCGAAAATGCAATTAGAGAAAAATTAAATCAGCCAACTCGTTTGCTAGACATAGATGCAAATACAAGTCTTAAGTAA
- a CDS encoding TraB/GumN family protein: MRIIKYLLIGFLSFSLSANAQKKIAENTLLWEISGNGLAKPSYLFGTYHFADKGFVDTMKVVNEKLAAADMVVGELIIDKELAVKLMPYMILKNNSLDKLLDVSDYKLVDDYLKSLGKYELKMFNMFSPMAVQTMIIQMTSPTTFTETNPAIDQYFQDYGKANNKEVIGLETLEEQAQILFGSSLERQKEVLVKYVKEAEKNKTESQKLYDDYISQNVKAIEKRFSKLDDFTPEENDRLLKNRNVKWVEKLPSLMQNKSLFIAIGAGHLVGKDGLIKGFQAKGYTVKPVATN; this comes from the coding sequence ATGAGAATCATCAAATACCTTTTAATTGGTTTTTTAAGCTTTAGCCTGAGTGCAAATGCACAAAAGAAAATTGCAGAAAACACATTGCTTTGGGAAATCTCTGGCAATGGATTGGCAAAACCATCCTATCTTTTTGGCACTTATCATTTCGCCGATAAAGGATTTGTAGATACAATGAAGGTTGTAAACGAAAAACTAGCCGCAGCAGATATGGTGGTTGGCGAGTTAATCATCGACAAGGAACTGGCGGTTAAGCTAATGCCTTACATGATTTTGAAAAATAATTCTTTGGATAAATTGCTCGATGTTTCAGATTATAAATTAGTTGATGACTACTTGAAAAGCTTGGGGAAATATGAGCTTAAAATGTTCAATATGTTTAGTCCGATGGCAGTACAAACAATGATTATTCAAATGACCTCTCCTACAACTTTTACAGAAACTAATCCAGCCATCGACCAATACTTTCAGGATTATGGCAAAGCGAATAACAAGGAAGTAATTGGTTTGGAGACACTTGAAGAACAGGCTCAAATTCTATTTGGAAGCAGTTTAGAAAGGCAAAAGGAAGTATTGGTCAAATACGTTAAAGAGGCAGAGAAAAACAAAACTGAAAGCCAAAAACTTTACGATGATTATATTTCCCAGAACGTTAAAGCAATAGAAAAAAGGTTCTCCAAACTGGATGATTTTACTCCTGAAGAAAACGATAGGTTATTAAAAAATCGAAATGTAAAATGGGTAGAAAAACTGCCGAGTTTAATGCAAAACAAAAGTTTATTTATTGCTATCGGCGCTGGGCATTTAGTGGGTAAAGATGGGTTGATTAAGGGTTTTCAAGCCAAAGGTTACACGGTTAAACCTGTGGCGACGAATTAG
- a CDS encoding LytR/AlgR family response regulator transcription factor: MILKCIAVDDEPLALDIIEDYVSKVPFLQLVKRTENAIEALQLVQAGGIDLVFLDIQMPDLTGIQFLKIASGKSNYILTTAYSQYALESYDLNVSDYLLKPIAFDRFYKAVEKVHNQLLKSEPAAVVVPEPVAPQNNNHNNGPVQDFIFVKTEHKIQKIELDDILYIEGLKDYISIFTKTERVITLQNMKKMEETLPKGEFIRVHKSYIISLDKIESIERSRISIASKIIPIGDTYRDEFFKLIDGKNI; this comes from the coding sequence ATGATATTAAAATGTATTGCTGTTGACGATGAGCCATTAGCGCTCGATATAATTGAGGATTACGTTTCAAAAGTGCCATTTTTGCAACTGGTAAAACGTACCGAAAATGCCATTGAAGCTTTGCAGTTGGTACAAGCTGGAGGAATTGATTTAGTATTTCTAGATATCCAAATGCCAGATTTAACGGGTATACAATTCTTGAAAATTGCTAGCGGAAAATCGAACTATATTTTAACAACTGCTTATTCTCAATATGCATTGGAAAGTTATGATTTGAACGTATCTGATTACCTTTTAAAACCAATTGCTTTTGACCGCTTTTATAAGGCTGTAGAAAAAGTTCACAACCAATTATTAAAGTCTGAACCTGCTGCGGTTGTAGTGCCAGAACCTGTTGCGCCACAAAACAACAATCATAATAATGGACCAGTTCAAGATTTTATCTTTGTAAAAACAGAGCATAAAATTCAGAAAATTGAATTGGATGATATTTTGTATATCGAAGGCTTAAAGGATTACATTTCAATTTTCACTAAAACAGAACGGGTAATTACTTTGCAGAATATGAAAAAGATGGAAGAAACCTTGCCAAAAGGAGAGTTCATCAGGGTTCATAAGTCATACATCATTTCGCTTGATAAAATTGAAAGTATTGAGCGTAGTCGTATTTCAATTGCTTCTAAAATTATCCCAATAGGAGATACTTATAGAGATGAATTTTTTAAGTTGATAGACGGGAAGAATATCTAG
- a CDS encoding sensor histidine kinase: protein MKSKGAIILHVIFWVIMLGGAFATLFLWEHTTKDIIYSYGLFSVLNLSGFYINYIFLIPELIQKRKKYWLYVLSFIFVLAASVLIKTTIAVLNPDDVLVSIRGKDVHHIAVNDYVLVSTFFSGFVLVSSCIIKFSVDWFSNEKIQRNLESEKKDMELQFLKSQLNPHFLFNSLNNIYSLAYQKSDKTADAILKLSEIMRYMIYESNDSWVDLSKEVEYVTSFVELQKLRFKDGASVVISINGEIDGQKIVPLILISFVENAFKHGVANEPEDPIKINIIANQKILHFSVSNKKSKTNKDAMGGVGLNNVERRLQLLYPDRYKLNIVNSATHYTTELMLDL from the coding sequence ATGAAGAGTAAAGGTGCTATAATATTGCATGTTATTTTTTGGGTGATCATGTTGGGAGGTGCATTCGCAACATTGTTTTTATGGGAACATACAACAAAAGATATTATCTATTCGTATGGACTATTCAGTGTTTTAAATCTATCTGGTTTTTACATTAACTATATATTCTTAATTCCTGAACTTATACAAAAAAGGAAAAAATATTGGTTATATGTACTTAGCTTTATCTTTGTTTTAGCTGCCAGCGTTCTAATAAAAACAACAATAGCAGTGCTAAACCCAGATGACGTACTTGTTTCTATTAGAGGGAAAGATGTACATCACATAGCGGTTAATGACTATGTACTTGTCTCAACTTTCTTCTCGGGCTTTGTATTAGTGAGTAGTTGTATCATTAAGTTCTCTGTAGATTGGTTTTCTAACGAGAAAATTCAACGTAATTTAGAAAGTGAGAAAAAAGATATGGAGCTTCAGTTCTTAAAATCTCAATTAAACCCTCACTTTTTGTTTAACTCTTTAAATAATATCTATTCACTAGCCTATCAAAAATCTGATAAAACAGCAGATGCAATTTTGAAACTTTCTGAAATTATGCGTTACATGATTTATGAAAGTAATGATAGCTGGGTAGATTTAAGTAAGGAAGTTGAATATGTGACCAGCTTTGTGGAGCTTCAAAAACTAAGGTTTAAAGACGGAGCTTCGGTTGTAATTTCCATTAATGGTGAAATTGACGGGCAGAAAATCGTGCCTTTAATATTGATTTCGTTTGTAGAAAATGCATTTAAACATGGGGTTGCTAATGAGCCCGAAGATCCAATTAAAATCAATATTATTGCCAACCAAAAAATACTTCACTTTAGTGTGAGCAATAAAAAAAGTAAAACCAATAAAGACGCCATGGGCGGTGTTGGTTTAAATAACGTTGAACGAAGGTTACAGTTGCTTTATCCCGATAGGTATAAATTAAATATTGTAAATTCGGCTACCCATTACACTACAGAATTGATGCTAGACTTATGA
- a CDS encoding ABC transporter ATP-binding protein, with translation MSNFAIETVGLTYNFGSQTVVKDLSLQVPQGSIYGFLGPNGAGKTTTIKILLNLLQSPSDQVFIFGKEINSNRIASLKRMGALVEQPAIYAHLSGKENLINRCILLGIKRSKCAEMLSLVGLTDAANKKAGKYSLGMKQRLGIALALISDPELLLLDEPTNGLDPNGIIEIRNLMIELTAKHGKTILVSSHLLAEIERTATHVGIINKGQLLFQGTINELHDLSKPSVKIETDDQEKAIEILTNAGAEIVQQDVQTVSVTFKTKADMGTMNTLLVQNGVTVFSIGKERKDLENLFLDITSKN, from the coding sequence ATGAGCAATTTCGCAATAGAAACAGTAGGGTTAACTTATAACTTCGGTTCACAAACCGTTGTTAAAGATTTATCGCTACAAGTACCGCAAGGAAGTATATACGGATTTTTAGGCCCTAATGGCGCTGGAAAAACCACCACCATAAAGATTCTTTTAAATCTTTTACAATCTCCATCAGACCAAGTATTTATTTTTGGCAAGGAGATCAATTCAAATCGCATTGCGAGCTTAAAACGCATGGGTGCTTTAGTAGAACAACCTGCAATATATGCGCACTTATCAGGAAAAGAAAACCTAATTAATCGTTGCATCCTTTTAGGAATTAAAAGAAGTAAATGTGCCGAAATGTTAAGTTTAGTTGGCTTAACAGATGCCGCAAACAAAAAAGCTGGCAAATATTCTTTAGGGATGAAACAACGTCTAGGCATCGCATTAGCTTTAATTTCAGACCCTGAATTATTGTTGTTAGATGAGCCAACGAACGGTTTAGACCCAAATGGAATTATTGAGATTAGGAACTTGATGATCGAATTGACAGCTAAACATGGCAAAACCATTTTAGTATCAAGCCACTTATTAGCAGAGATTGAAAGAACTGCAACTCACGTTGGCATCATCAACAAAGGCCAGTTATTGTTTCAAGGAACAATTAATGAACTGCATGACTTGAGCAAGCCATCAGTAAAAATTGAAACTGACGACCAAGAAAAAGCTATTGAAATTTTAACAAATGCAGGTGCAGAAATTGTTCAGCAAGATGTGCAAACCGTATCGGTTACTTTTAAGACAAAAGCAGATATGGGAACAATGAATACATTGTTAGTTCAAAACGGTGTAACCGTTTTTTCTATTGGCAAGGAAAGAAAAGACCTTGAAAATTTATTCTTAGACATTACTTCAAAAAATTAA
- a CDS encoding ABC transporter permease has protein sequence MRSLFISLQSEFFKSRKTLAFWAAIILPIAICGLIMIGFYFGSKDVLKNNYPGMVLWGQFSGATLGVMGVLILPFYVMFMAFSVNNIEHKNDTWKTLFAQPLNKFSIYAAKYLFAVSLLFICLTLFATLTYVSGHILQLLVPKYTFNDYNPIPALLRFYSKLFFASLGILSLQFVFSLIWSDFLKPMGIGFVGIIMGIITANVGWKWAYLITYSNPTLALQLTKASKKTDIEQFPIFTQEVWVSLIYALVLFILGYYILTKRNIK, from the coding sequence ATGCGCTCATTATTCATATCACTACAATCAGAATTTTTTAAATCACGAAAAACGCTAGCATTTTGGGCTGCAATTATTTTACCTATCGCCATTTGCGGATTGATCATGATCGGATTTTATTTCGGATCTAAAGATGTATTGAAGAACAACTATCCTGGGATGGTCCTTTGGGGTCAATTCAGTGGAGCAACACTAGGCGTAATGGGTGTGCTAATTTTGCCTTTCTATGTAATGTTTATGGCTTTTTCTGTAAACAATATTGAACATAAAAATGATACCTGGAAAACATTATTTGCCCAACCACTCAACAAGTTTTCAATTTATGCCGCAAAATATCTATTCGCAGTTTCTTTATTATTTATCTGTTTAACATTATTCGCAACGCTTACCTACGTTAGTGGCCATATTCTTCAATTACTTGTTCCAAAATACACTTTTAACGATTATAACCCTATCCCAGCTCTGCTAAGATTTTACAGCAAACTATTTTTTGCTTCATTGGGTATATTATCATTACAGTTTGTATTTAGCTTGATATGGTCAGACTTTTTAAAGCCAATGGGGATTGGGTTTGTAGGTATCATTATGGGTATTATTACCGCCAATGTTGGATGGAAATGGGCTTATCTAATTACATATAGTAACCCTACATTGGCATTACAATTAACCAAGGCAAGTAAAAAAACAGATATCGAACAATTCCCAATTTTCACTCAAGAGGTTTGGGTAAGTTTAATATATGCATTAGTACTATTTATACTTGGTTATTATATTTTGACCAAAAGAAATATCAAATAA
- a CDS encoding LytR/AlgR family response regulator transcription factor, with product MRVLIIEDEARIAKRLDRMASNYFEQNSTISICDSVQKGMAHIDNNEIDLLLLDLNLNGENGFDLLESVVSRSFHTIIVSANTDKAIMAFEYGVLDFVPKPFDEIRLAQAFKRINYNVKPSDEALKFLAVKKAGNIKLIPIEDLLYIKGAGIYTELHLRNGKQELHDKSLESLELLLPDSFERIHKSYLVSLELAEKILIQPGSKYSLLLRSGEQLPIGRSKYKDLKNKII from the coding sequence ATGAGAGTATTAATAATTGAAGATGAAGCTAGAATTGCCAAGCGATTGGATAGAATGGCAAGTAATTACTTTGAGCAAAATTCTACCATTTCAATTTGTGATTCTGTCCAGAAAGGAATGGCTCACATAGATAATAATGAAATTGATTTGTTGTTGTTAGACTTAAATTTAAATGGAGAAAATGGCTTTGACTTATTAGAATCTGTTGTTTCCAGATCTTTCCATACTATTATTGTTTCTGCTAATACAGATAAGGCGATAATGGCTTTTGAATATGGTGTATTAGATTTTGTGCCTAAACCATTTGATGAAATTAGGCTAGCTCAAGCTTTCAAAAGAATAAATTACAACGTAAAACCAAGCGATGAGGCTCTTAAATTTCTTGCTGTAAAGAAAGCTGGTAATATTAAATTGATACCTATTGAAGATTTGCTTTACATTAAAGGAGCTGGGATTTATACTGAACTACATTTACGTAATGGAAAACAAGAGCTACATGATAAATCACTAGAAAGTTTAGAACTTTTATTGCCAGACTCATTCGAACGTATTCATAAATCTTATTTGGTTTCTTTAGAACTGGCAGAAAAGATTCTAATTCAGCCTGGCAGTAAGTATAGCTTGTTACTTAGAAGTGGAGAGCAATTGCCTATTGGGAGGTCGAAGTACAAAGATTTAAAGAATAAGATTATTTAA
- a CDS encoding histidine kinase, whose translation MKNCLFLLVAILFLSSCRPATDFKDYPPLYKIGDNQLWAKKDFNDVGWASERGNAKNNVFWVRTKVDLVKKPVGQLGLKIEAFGAFDVYWDGQIIGSNGQVIGPQRAEIAGTSSTYYSIPDSLAQTGSHLVALRASQSYLQHVERDIGLGLSTYESLLRAPLIITAFMNLMAGAFLIAAIYYLFLYINSRQRQYTVLIFALICFLFFALLILEYIKFYVEIPYTHFFWRLETIGWLTFALAMLVPLYFTIQFKFKWKKTLMALLLVILVAIYILNFGHYDITAFRYSQVLWLGSLLVVFTAIYQKEKGAIIVLIGLLVSEVINQYLFYDFSLFISFSFIVLCMLYLHTIQMKVIEEQYQNSLLLSSKLQLELIKKNIQPHFIKNTLTSLMDWVEESPKEGTAFIQALADEFDIMNSIAEQALIPIRQEIELCKKHLSVMQFRKEINYQWEENGIDEDEFVPPALFHTILENGITHSSPLDDGSLKFKLSFSSGIEYKQYTFETFATNRVKTNSRDGGNGFVYIKARLTESYGDKWEFTSNESAQGWITTIKIYTK comes from the coding sequence ATGAAGAATTGCCTTTTTCTTTTAGTAGCTATCCTTTTCCTGTCTTCTTGCAGGCCAGCAACCGATTTTAAGGATTATCCCCCATTATATAAAATAGGCGATAACCAATTATGGGCAAAAAAAGATTTTAATGATGTTGGTTGGGCAAGTGAACGGGGAAATGCGAAAAACAATGTTTTTTGGGTGCGAACTAAGGTTGATTTGGTAAAAAAACCAGTAGGACAACTAGGCTTAAAAATAGAAGCGTTCGGTGCTTTCGATGTTTACTGGGATGGGCAGATTATAGGAAGCAATGGGCAAGTTATCGGTCCTCAAAGAGCAGAAATCGCGGGTACTTCTTCAACTTATTACAGCATTCCAGATTCACTAGCACAAACTGGAAGTCATCTAGTGGCCCTTCGTGCTTCACAATCTTATCTACAACATGTTGAGCGAGATATTGGCTTAGGTTTAAGCACTTATGAAAGCTTACTTAGGGCACCGTTAATTATTACCGCGTTTATGAATTTGATGGCAGGTGCATTTTTAATCGCAGCTATTTACTATCTATTTTTATACATCAACAGTCGCCAGAGACAATACACTGTTTTAATTTTTGCGCTCATTTGCTTTCTGTTTTTTGCATTGCTGATTTTAGAATACATTAAGTTTTACGTAGAAATACCATACACACATTTCTTCTGGCGACTAGAAACCATAGGCTGGTTAACTTTTGCGCTCGCTATGTTGGTTCCGTTGTATTTTACCATTCAATTTAAGTTTAAATGGAAGAAAACATTAATGGCTTTGCTCTTAGTCATATTGGTAGCTATCTATATTTTAAACTTTGGCCATTATGATATTACTGCCTTCCGATACAGCCAAGTATTGTGGTTAGGCTCCTTATTAGTAGTTTTTACTGCAATTTATCAAAAAGAAAAAGGAGCAATAATTGTGTTAATTGGGCTGCTTGTAAGTGAGGTAATTAACCAATATTTATTTTACGATTTTAGTTTATTCATCAGTTTTAGCTTCATCGTTTTATGTATGCTTTATCTGCATACCATTCAAATGAAAGTGATAGAAGAACAATATCAAAACTCATTATTGCTTTCTTCTAAACTGCAGTTGGAGCTTATTAAAAAGAATATTCAACCTCATTTTATAAAAAACACCTTAACTTCTTTAATGGATTGGGTAGAAGAATCTCCCAAAGAAGGTACAGCATTTATTCAGGCATTGGCCGATGAATTTGATATCATGAACAGCATAGCTGAACAAGCTTTAATACCAATTAGACAAGAGATCGAGTTGTGTAAAAAACACTTGTCGGTTATGCAATTTCGAAAAGAAATCAATTATCAATGGGAAGAAAATGGAATTGATGAAGATGAGTTTGTTCCGCCTGCTTTATTCCATACCATTTTAGAAAATGGAATTACACATAGCAGTCCACTTGACGATGGAAGTTTGAAATTTAAGCTTTCATTCTCATCAGGAATTGAATACAAACAATATACTTTTGAGACTTTTGCAACTAATAGGGTAAAAACTAATTCGCGTGATGGAGGAAATGGATTCGTTTATATCAAAGCACGACTGACCGAAAGTTACGGGGATAAATGGGAGTTTACATCAAATGAAAGTGCTCAAGGTTGGATAACCACAATTAAAATTTATACCAAATGA
- a CDS encoding TonB-dependent receptor domain-containing protein, which yields MKQIYFLLFILCNCLFVNAQQAGKTAISVAGIVQEQDKTPIAYATVRIKDKSAKLLSAAITDEKGIFKLEGISSDSLTVEFSLVGYQTLTKQLSKSNSVINLGVIILQPDATLLKEVAVNGEQPSISLKLDKKVFLVGKDVLSQTGSSLDVLNGVPSVSVSPAGAVSLRGNSNVLILIDGRRSGFTQGNALDQLPADQIERVEVITNPSSRYDAAGSAGIINIILKKNKKSGLNGQLSLVGGVPNETRITPSLNYKSAKINLFSTFGLRYSDYDGLYISDQSTNDAGTTNLLHKRQDEDRHDDAKMLYFGGDFLINNHNTITAAFLNKTTNDHDKTSLQYDYAKKGNTLDSALLREGESWEKRNYNQLEFNYTKTFNKPNQKYTVDMQYDFWNSDKDWNLSTQKTLPIATNFPSVKTSSIGASKDFMLQTDYVHPLDSIANLEFGIKAEKRSVTSDFKAERQNNTNWEILDGINNELIYDELIGSAYVQFGSKWNKIAYQLGMRTELTKIGLEDRAGTFNSDKNYTRFFPTLNLSYQINTKTTVQASYSKRINRPSLFALYPFNELTDFNSQYVGNPNLNPSYADVIELSFLSNWNKVTFNPSIYYQNNKDITQDYTYRNSNGVFITTPINIDGETRSGLELSLLYNPYRFLQFSIEVNAYHFTQKGFYANQDFYYNGNILTSRISTQIKLPKKLSFQGRYNFTGAQSNAQSRTASIHNVDVGAGKTFLKDKATLLFDVANLFNLRKFETTTTGNNYSLVQVNSPNAARYRLTFVYKLNLKENQGARQAKAGNRN from the coding sequence ATGAAACAAATCTATTTCCTCCTCTTCATTCTATGTAATTGTTTATTTGTTAACGCCCAACAAGCGGGCAAAACTGCAATATCCGTTGCTGGAATTGTGCAAGAACAAGATAAAACGCCCATTGCTTATGCTACAGTTCGTATAAAAGACAAATCAGCCAAATTATTATCTGCCGCAATTACTGACGAAAAGGGAATTTTTAAACTAGAAGGAATTTCATCTGATAGTTTAACCGTAGAGTTTTCCTTGGTGGGTTATCAAACTTTGACTAAACAGTTAAGCAAATCAAACTCGGTAATAAATTTGGGAGTTATCATTCTTCAGCCAGATGCTACACTATTAAAAGAAGTGGCAGTTAATGGCGAGCAACCATCCATTAGCTTAAAGCTTGATAAAAAAGTATTTCTGGTTGGTAAAGATGTGTTATCTCAAACTGGTTCTTCCTTGGATGTATTAAATGGCGTTCCGTCTGTAAGCGTAAGTCCAGCAGGAGCTGTGAGTTTAAGAGGAAACAGCAATGTCTTGATATTAATTGATGGGAGACGTTCTGGTTTTACGCAAGGAAATGCACTTGACCAATTACCTGCCGACCAAATAGAAAGAGTGGAAGTGATTACCAATCCATCATCGAGATATGATGCAGCTGGTTCGGCAGGAATCATCAATATCATATTAAAGAAAAATAAAAAATCTGGATTAAATGGACAATTAAGTTTAGTAGGTGGTGTGCCAAATGAGACTAGAATTACACCCAGTTTAAACTACAAATCAGCAAAGATTAACTTGTTCTCTACCTTCGGTCTCCGTTATTCAGATTATGATGGACTCTACATTTCAGACCAATCTACCAATGATGCTGGAACTACAAACTTGCTGCATAAACGACAAGATGAGGATAGACATGACGATGCTAAGATGTTATATTTTGGTGGCGATTTTCTAATTAACAACCACAACACCATAACGGCTGCATTTTTAAATAAAACCACAAACGACCACGATAAAACGAGTTTGCAATATGATTATGCAAAAAAGGGAAATACATTAGATAGCGCATTGTTGCGTGAAGGCGAGTCTTGGGAAAAAAGAAACTACAACCAGCTGGAGTTTAATTACACCAAAACGTTTAATAAGCCTAACCAAAAATACACTGTAGATATGCAATATGATTTTTGGAACAGTGATAAAGACTGGAACCTATCTACCCAAAAAACCTTGCCTATCGCTACAAATTTTCCAAGTGTTAAAACAAGTTCTATAGGTGCCAGCAAGGATTTTATGTTGCAAACAGACTATGTGCATCCATTAGATAGCATTGCAAATTTAGAGTTTGGCATTAAAGCCGAAAAACGCAGCGTAACGAGCGACTTTAAAGCAGAGCGACAAAATAATACCAATTGGGAAATATTAGATGGAATTAATAATGAGCTTATTTACGATGAATTAATTGGAAGTGCCTATGTGCAATTTGGCAGTAAGTGGAATAAAATAGCTTATCAACTTGGAATGAGAACTGAGTTAACTAAAATTGGTTTAGAGGACAGGGCAGGAACATTTAATAGCGATAAAAACTACACTAGATTTTTTCCGACGCTCAACTTATCTTATCAGATTAATACCAAAACAACCGTTCAGGCTAGTTACAGTAAACGCATTAACAGGCCATCGCTTTTTGCTTTATACCCTTTTAATGAGCTAACGGATTTTAATTCGCAATATGTTGGTAATCCAAATTTAAATCCATCTTATGCTGATGTTATAGAATTGAGCTTTTTGAGCAATTGGAATAAAGTCACTTTCAATCCATCGATATACTATCAAAACAATAAAGATATTACTCAAGATTATACCTACAGAAACTCAAATGGCGTTTTTATCACAACTCCCATAAATATTGATGGCGAAACACGGAGTGGACTAGAACTCTCTTTGTTGTACAACCCTTACCGTTTTTTACAATTTAGCATAGAGGTTAATGCTTATCACTTTACGCAAAAAGGGTTTTATGCGAATCAGGATTTTTATTACAATGGCAACATTTTAACCAGTAGGATAAGCACACAAATTAAGTTACCTAAAAAGTTGAGTTTTCAAGGGCGATATAATTTTACAGGAGCGCAAAGCAATGCGCAAAGTAGAACTGCAAGCATTCACAATGTGGATGTTGGAGCAGGTAAAACATTTCTTAAAGATAAAGCAACCTTATTGTTTGATGTAGCTAACCTATTTAATTTAAGAAAATTTGAAACTACAACAACGGGAAACAATTATTCACTTGTTCAGGTTAACAGTCCGAATGCAGCAAGATATCGCTTAACGTTTGTGTATAAATTAAACTTAAAAGAAAACCAAGGCGCAAGACAAGCTAAAGCAGGAAATAGGAATTAA